One part of the Ralstonia pickettii genome encodes these proteins:
- a CDS encoding type II secretion system F family protein, with amino-acid sequence MDPLVIGFALSVFIAMMLAVLAVYLWWDSRHSSAARRFSHRLKMALASSVSHGGTDSILKQRMLSESPEVAAMLGRLPRIQTLDRRLLQSGLDWSVSRFSALTLMVPAMIAIVFSLFDPPPMTLLVFVLAGASLPALYVMHRRTRRLLKLEAQLPEATDLISRALRAGHSLPAALEMAGTELPAPIGAELAIVFSQINFGVSMSDAFAGLTDRVPVDDLRYLVIAILIQRESGGNLAEILDNVGKLIRKRLQLLDKVRVLSAEGRLGGWILTLLPPVMGLAIYLLNPELMSTLWTTDAGIRLLWFAITMTCLGMLWIRQIVRIHI; translated from the coding sequence ATGGATCCGCTTGTGATCGGTTTTGCGCTGTCGGTCTTCATCGCCATGATGCTGGCCGTGTTGGCCGTCTATCTGTGGTGGGATAGCCGGCACAGCTCGGCGGCACGGCGTTTCAGCCACCGCTTGAAGATGGCACTCGCCAGCAGTGTCAGCCACGGAGGCACCGACAGCATCCTCAAGCAGCGCATGCTGAGTGAGTCCCCGGAAGTGGCGGCGATGCTCGGCCGACTGCCGCGCATCCAGACGCTGGACCGCCGACTGCTGCAGTCCGGCCTTGATTGGTCGGTCTCGCGCTTCTCTGCATTGACGCTGATGGTGCCGGCAATGATCGCCATCGTTTTCTCGTTGTTCGACCCGCCCCCAATGACGCTGCTGGTGTTCGTGCTCGCCGGAGCATCCTTGCCTGCGCTCTATGTCATGCATCGTCGTACCCGGCGCCTGCTCAAGCTGGAAGCGCAGTTGCCCGAAGCCACGGACCTCATCAGCCGCGCGCTGCGGGCGGGTCACTCACTGCCCGCAGCACTCGAGATGGCCGGGACCGAGTTGCCCGCCCCCATCGGTGCGGAACTGGCCATCGTCTTCAGCCAGATCAACTTTGGCGTTTCGATGAGCGACGCGTTTGCGGGGCTCACCGACCGCGTTCCGGTGGATGACCTGCGCTACCTCGTCATCGCCATCCTGATCCAGCGTGAATCTGGCGGCAACCTGGCAGAGATCCTGGACAACGTGGGAAAACTGATTCGCAAGCGCCTGCAATTGCTGGACAAGGTTCGCGTGCTGTCCGCCGAAGGCCGCCTGGGCGGCTGGATTCTGACCTTGCTCCCGCCCGTCATGGGCCTGGCGATCTACCTGCTGAACCCTGAGTTGATGTCGACGCTGTGGACCACCGATGCAGGAATTCGTCTGCTGTGGTTCGCCATCACCATGACATGCCTGGGCATGCTGTGGATCCGGCAGATCGTCCGCATCCATATCTGA
- a CDS encoding glycosyltransferase family 87 protein: MRHQHPSQAIKPQRHWINADTVRMGSTAMLLLILALFSIGAWVSDGFTDRRITGVGSDFSVFWGASYIALHDGTLQAYDLNRMMAVIHQFGTLASGSDRLLPWLYPPTFLLVVLPLALLPFWPSYLVFMLATGLFYVKATLGLLGNRVMPHHRAWVTVVGSPAVFVTVLMGQNSMLTAGLAAMAVTWQDKRPVLAGVAIGLLAIKPQLAMLFPIVLLASRAWRTLASAAATVLGFAGVSIAVCGWKTVPAFLESVRWAQENMIDDGGASWYVMPTFLAAARAAGLGVSVAHAIQMTAAIIAVGALVYVWRRISDNGLRIAMLATATMLTSPYLRAYELTWLLVAVAGVVSHGTRFGLSGRERFVLVLAWLLPLFEFVNPLCKLPQIGPLVFVAMAVLVVRRATMYAEHGAALASPLQTNLRARATQPAKPNR; encoded by the coding sequence ATGCGCCACCAGCACCCGAGCCAAGCCATCAAGCCGCAGCGCCATTGGATCAACGCGGATACCGTACGCATGGGCAGCACGGCGATGCTGCTGCTCATCCTTGCCCTTTTTTCAATCGGCGCCTGGGTGAGCGATGGGTTTACGGACCGGCGCATCACTGGCGTGGGGTCGGATTTCTCCGTGTTCTGGGGGGCTTCATACATTGCCCTGCACGATGGCACGCTGCAGGCGTACGACCTGAATCGCATGATGGCGGTTATCCATCAGTTCGGCACGCTGGCCTCGGGCAGCGACAGGCTTCTGCCATGGCTGTATCCGCCGACCTTCCTGCTGGTGGTGCTGCCGCTGGCACTGCTGCCTTTCTGGCCAAGCTATCTGGTGTTCATGCTGGCCACCGGTCTCTTCTATGTGAAAGCGACGCTCGGCCTCCTGGGCAATCGCGTAATGCCGCATCACCGAGCCTGGGTGACGGTAGTCGGCTCGCCCGCAGTGTTCGTGACGGTGTTGATGGGCCAGAACTCCATGCTGACTGCAGGGTTGGCAGCCATGGCGGTCACGTGGCAAGACAAACGACCGGTGCTGGCCGGTGTGGCCATCGGCCTGCTGGCGATCAAGCCCCAGTTGGCGATGCTCTTCCCGATCGTGCTGCTCGCATCACGTGCGTGGAGAACACTGGCAAGCGCAGCCGCCACGGTGCTGGGATTTGCTGGCGTCAGCATTGCCGTGTGCGGCTGGAAGACAGTGCCGGCCTTTCTTGAGAGCGTGCGCTGGGCGCAAGAAAACATGATCGATGATGGCGGCGCGTCGTGGTACGTGATGCCCACCTTCCTCGCCGCCGCGCGCGCGGCCGGCCTGGGTGTCTCGGTGGCACACGCGATTCAGATGACAGCAGCCATCATCGCCGTTGGTGCACTGGTGTACGTCTGGCGCCGCATCTCCGATAACGGCCTGCGCATCGCCATGTTGGCGACCGCCACGATGCTGACCTCACCGTACCTGCGCGCGTACGAGCTCACCTGGTTGCTCGTCGCGGTCGCGGGCGTCGTCAGCCACGGCACACGATTTGGGTTGTCCGGCAGGGAACGGTTCGTACTGGTGCTGGCGTGGCTGCTGCCGCTGTTCGAGTTCGTCAATCCTCTGTGCAAGCTGCCGCAGATTGGCCCGCTTGTGTTCGTTGCCATGGCGGTGCTGGTCGTGCGGCGGGCAACCATGTACGCCGAGCACGGCGCGGCGCTCGCCTCCCCGCTGCAAACAAACCTACGGGCACGCGCAACGCAGCCAGCAAAACCCAACCGATAG
- a CDS encoding YjgN family protein — protein sequence MNDITREPVLGSAPGGPTAAAPQPLRLRFTGSGSEYFRIWIVNLLLTIVTLGIYSAWAKVRTLQYFYRNTQLARSSFDYHGSPIAILKGRAIIFVLAFAFNLLGHSSPLLGLALLIVMAAAFPWLLVRSLRFRMANSSYRGLRFAFTGKDAEGYMVFLVWPILSVLSLYLLAPLAHQRFKRFQHKNTRFGTAQFDFSGTPGNFYGVYLRTFGLAILALVVASCLALLLGVSLHRAPNVGQIFGFIVIGLFMYAAMLFLTPYFLSRLQNLIWNHTTLGAHRFQSQVGAGKLFWIFVSNAVLILITIGLFTPFARVRTARYKLDSVTMLAAGSLDTFVAGETTNVGALGDATVDWYDIDIAL from the coding sequence GCTGCGCCGCAACCCTTGCGGCTGCGCTTTACCGGCAGCGGCTCGGAATACTTCCGCATCTGGATCGTCAACCTGCTGTTGACCATCGTCACGCTGGGCATCTACTCGGCCTGGGCGAAGGTGCGTACGCTGCAGTATTTCTATCGCAACACGCAACTGGCGAGGTCGAGCTTCGATTATCACGGCAGCCCGATCGCCATTCTCAAGGGCCGCGCGATCATTTTCGTGCTGGCGTTTGCGTTCAACCTCCTCGGCCATTCGTCGCCGCTGCTGGGGCTGGCGCTGCTGATCGTGATGGCCGCTGCGTTTCCGTGGCTGCTCGTGCGTTCGCTGCGTTTTCGCATGGCCAATTCCAGCTACCGCGGCCTGCGCTTTGCCTTTACGGGCAAGGATGCCGAGGGGTACATGGTGTTTCTGGTGTGGCCCATCCTGAGCGTGCTGTCGCTGTACCTGCTCGCACCGCTGGCGCACCAGCGCTTCAAGCGCTTCCAGCACAAGAACACGCGCTTCGGTACCGCGCAGTTTGATTTTTCGGGCACGCCGGGCAACTTCTATGGCGTGTATCTGCGCACCTTCGGGCTGGCGATCCTGGCGCTCGTGGTGGCCTCGTGCCTCGCGCTGCTGCTGGGCGTGTCGTTGCACCGCGCGCCGAACGTTGGCCAGATCTTCGGCTTTATCGTCATCGGGCTGTTCATGTACGCCGCGATGCTGTTCCTGACGCCGTATTTCCTGTCGCGCCTGCAGAACTTGATCTGGAACCACACCACGCTGGGCGCGCACCGCTTCCAAAGCCAGGTGGGCGCGGGCAAGCTGTTCTGGATCTTCGTGTCCAATGCGGTGCTGATCTTGATCACCATCGGCTTGTTCACGCCGTTTGCGCGCGTGCGAACAGCACGCTACAAGCTCGACTCGGTGACGATGCTCGCGGCCGGTTCGCTCGATACCTTCGTTGCCGGTGAAACCACCAACGTGGGCGCCTTGGGCGACGCCACGGTGGACTGGTACGACATCGACATCGCGCTCTAA
- a CDS encoding GtrA family protein — MRHAESSVMSTLAGVLPLPDRMLLIRVFRFGVSGVVATGVHVAIATALISGVSATQVTANGAAFVCANVCSYLLNALWSFSAKPARANFLRFYAVSLLGLALTLAISWCAQTLGLSYWIGLAGILSTVPPLTFVLHRFWTFR; from the coding sequence ATGCGACACGCAGAATCGAGCGTCATGAGCACCTTGGCCGGCGTGCTGCCGCTGCCGGATCGCATGTTGCTGATCCGCGTGTTCCGCTTTGGGGTGTCAGGGGTCGTCGCCACCGGCGTGCATGTGGCGATCGCCACGGCGCTCATCAGCGGCGTCTCTGCAACGCAGGTCACAGCCAACGGCGCAGCCTTTGTCTGCGCCAACGTGTGTTCGTACCTGCTGAATGCGCTATGGAGTTTTTCGGCCAAGCCGGCCCGCGCCAATTTCCTGCGCTTCTACGCCGTCTCGCTGCTCGGCCTGGCATTGACGCTTGCGATTTCGTGGTGCGCGCAGACGCTGGGCCTGAGCTATTGGATCGGGCTGGCGGGCATCCTGTCGACGGTGCCGCCGCTGACCTTTGTGCTGCACCGGTTCTGGACCTTCCGCTGA
- a CDS encoding CpaF family protein, with protein sequence MSLREQLFQQAGEALPQRVAQANGASMPASPAYQQVAMDVHQIIIDRVELGRLQQLAPDQIKRELAQLVERIVDEGKHQLNEAERRRLVNDVQDEMLGYGPLETLLADPTVSDILVNTYKRVYVERRGKLELTSVTFLDDAHLMRVIEKMVSRVGRRIDESSPMVDARLPDGSRINAIIPPSAIDGPLLSIRRFAVNPLTIDDLVGFNTLTPAMAQLIDAMVKAKLNILISGGTGSGKTTLLNILSGYIPPDERIVTIEDAAELQLRQNHVLRLETRPANIEGRGEITQRALVKNALRMRPDRIILGEVRGAEALDMLHAMNTGHEGSLATIHANTPRDALTRLENMISMAGMQLPPRTMRQQITSALTVVLQVSRLTDGFRKLMSVQEITGMEGEVVNMQEIFAFRRKGIDQHGRIRGHFCATGVRPKFSERLKMFGIQLPETLYDPAVLHEI encoded by the coding sequence ATGTCCCTGCGAGAACAACTCTTCCAGCAAGCCGGCGAAGCCCTGCCACAGCGCGTTGCGCAAGCGAATGGCGCCAGCATGCCGGCCAGCCCCGCCTATCAGCAAGTCGCGATGGACGTCCACCAGATCATCATCGACCGCGTGGAGCTGGGCCGTCTGCAGCAACTCGCACCCGATCAGATCAAGCGTGAGCTGGCCCAACTGGTGGAACGCATCGTCGACGAAGGCAAGCATCAACTCAACGAGGCCGAGCGCCGCCGCCTGGTGAACGACGTGCAGGACGAGATGCTCGGCTATGGCCCGCTCGAAACGTTGCTGGCAGACCCCACCGTCTCCGACATCCTCGTCAACACGTACAAGCGCGTCTATGTGGAGCGGCGCGGCAAGCTCGAGCTGACCAGTGTGACGTTTCTCGACGATGCGCATCTGATGCGCGTGATCGAGAAGATGGTATCGAGGGTCGGACGCCGCATCGACGAGTCAAGCCCGATGGTGGATGCGCGCCTGCCTGATGGGTCCCGTATCAACGCCATCATTCCGCCTTCTGCAATCGACGGCCCGTTGCTGTCGATCAGGCGCTTTGCGGTGAATCCGCTGACGATTGACGATCTCGTCGGCTTCAACACGCTCACGCCAGCCATGGCGCAGTTGATCGATGCAATGGTCAAGGCCAAGCTGAACATCCTGATTTCGGGCGGCACGGGCAGCGGCAAGACCACGCTGCTGAACATTCTCTCGGGCTACATCCCGCCGGACGAGCGCATCGTCACCATTGAAGACGCGGCTGAACTGCAACTGCGTCAGAACCACGTGCTGCGTCTGGAAACACGCCCGGCCAACATCGAAGGCCGTGGTGAGATCACACAGCGCGCCCTGGTGAAGAACGCGCTGCGCATGCGCCCCGACCGCATCATCCTGGGCGAGGTACGCGGCGCGGAGGCGCTCGACATGCTGCACGCGATGAACACCGGACATGAGGGGTCGCTCGCCACCATCCATGCCAACACACCGCGTGATGCACTCACCCGCCTGGAAAACATGATCAGCATGGCAGGAATGCAACTGCCACCGCGCACGATGCGGCAGCAGATCACCTCTGCACTCACGGTGGTGTTGCAGGTCTCGCGCCTGACCGACGGTTTTCGCAAGCTCATGAGCGTGCAGGAGATCACCGGCATGGAAGGCGAGGTGGTGAACATGCAGGAGATCTTCGCCTTCCGCCGCAAAGGCATTGACCAGCACGGACGCATCCGTGGTCACTTTTGCGCCACCGGCGTGCGGCCCAAGTTTTCGGAACGCCTGAAGATGTTCGGCATCCAGCTGCCGGAAACGCTCTACGACCCAGCCGTTCTGCACGAAATCTGA
- a CDS encoding type II secretion system F family protein, which yields MQIAHTLLLAGTFIVVFGAVLIALFVVRPTILRQRLGQIDRESPGLAPKQAPSDWLRKLGRLARPLARASLPKEGWEDSALKARFVHAGWRSPEAVPIYFGIKTALAGGIPLVLSLLLVRRFDSDHETAYLAALLAGALFGFYLPNVVLAMKIKRRKRDIFEAFPDSLDLIMVCVEAGLGLDSAVLRVVEDMRDARPAMAHEYELLTLELRAGLAREKALRNFAARTGVEDVSMLVAMLIQADRFGTSVAESLRVHSDMLRTKRQMLAEERAAKIGTKVLFPLIFCLFPALYVVLLGPAGIQIMAGLRSVINN from the coding sequence ATGCAGATCGCGCACACCCTATTGCTGGCCGGAACGTTCATCGTCGTGTTTGGCGCCGTGCTCATCGCGCTGTTTGTTGTGCGCCCGACCATCCTGCGACAGCGCTTGGGGCAGATCGACCGCGAGTCGCCCGGCCTCGCTCCCAAGCAAGCGCCTTCCGACTGGCTGCGCAAGTTGGGGCGCCTCGCCAGGCCACTCGCACGCGCGTCGTTGCCCAAGGAGGGCTGGGAAGACTCAGCGCTGAAGGCGCGCTTCGTACATGCCGGCTGGCGCTCGCCAGAGGCGGTGCCGATCTACTTCGGCATCAAGACAGCGCTGGCCGGTGGCATCCCCCTTGTGCTGTCGCTACTGCTGGTGCGCCGGTTCGATTCCGATCATGAAACGGCCTACCTCGCCGCCCTGCTTGCAGGCGCGCTTTTCGGCTTCTACCTGCCCAACGTCGTGCTGGCCATGAAGATCAAGCGCCGCAAGCGCGACATCTTCGAAGCCTTTCCAGACAGCCTCGACCTCATCATGGTGTGCGTTGAAGCGGGTCTGGGCCTGGACTCCGCCGTGCTGCGCGTGGTGGAAGACATGCGTGATGCCCGTCCTGCCATGGCGCACGAGTATGAGCTCCTGACGCTGGAACTGCGGGCGGGCCTGGCCCGCGAGAAAGCACTGCGCAACTTTGCGGCACGCACCGGGGTGGAAGACGTCAGCATGCTGGTCGCGATGCTGATCCAGGCCGACCGCTTTGGAACCAGCGTTGCAGAATCGCTTCGCGTGCACTCCGACATGCTGCGCACCAAGCGCCAGATGCTGGCCGAGGAACGAGCCGCCAAGATCGGCACCAAGGTCCTGTTCCCATTGATCTTCTGCCTGTTCCCCGCGCTCTACGTGGTGCTGCTCGGGCCGGCAGGCATCCAGATCATGGCGGGCCTGCGCTCGGTCATCAACAACTAG
- a CDS encoding M48 family metallopeptidase: MILATYFDGRTSRAQPVRLAVEAGEAVLFEPEGTVLRRAPLSTLRVSERVKHAPRLITFEDGAFCEINYPAEQTSLNVLLHRTGYREGWVVVAQNSWKLALGSLLATVVVLALGYRYGLPWGARVVANMVPQRAEAQLGRSTLKAMDERWLRPSKLPVAQQDRIRARFAALHRPPQATHTYHIVFRDADIGANAFALPGGDIVVTDALVKLVGEGDGLTGVLAHEAGHVEYRHGLRQVIQSSAIGATAALLFGDVSTILSGVPAALLTLRYSRDYERDADRYAALLLQENGLSVGAFADVLQALEDTHGGARKADAADAAKKPEAASDDDASAFFSSHPLTRERIDTLRRFDRTHGGSDSGDAD; this comes from the coding sequence GTGATTCTCGCGACCTACTTCGACGGCCGTACTTCGCGCGCGCAACCCGTGCGCCTTGCCGTCGAGGCGGGCGAGGCGGTGCTGTTCGAGCCTGAAGGGACGGTGCTGCGCCGCGCGCCGCTCTCTACGCTGCGGGTGTCGGAGCGCGTCAAGCATGCACCGCGCCTGATCACCTTCGAAGACGGCGCGTTTTGCGAGATCAACTACCCGGCGGAGCAGACGTCGCTGAATGTGCTGCTGCATCGCACCGGCTATCGCGAGGGCTGGGTCGTGGTGGCGCAGAACAGCTGGAAGCTGGCACTGGGCTCGCTGCTGGCCACGGTCGTGGTGCTGGCGCTGGGCTATCGCTACGGCTTGCCGTGGGGTGCGAGGGTCGTGGCCAATATGGTGCCGCAGCGCGCCGAGGCGCAGTTGGGCCGCAGCACGCTCAAAGCCATGGACGAGCGCTGGCTCCGGCCTAGCAAGCTGCCCGTTGCGCAGCAGGACCGCATCCGCGCACGCTTTGCCGCGCTGCACCGGCCGCCGCAGGCCACGCACACGTATCACATCGTGTTTCGGGATGCCGACATCGGCGCCAATGCCTTTGCGCTGCCCGGCGGCGACATCGTCGTGACCGACGCGCTGGTCAAGCTGGTGGGCGAGGGCGATGGCCTGACGGGTGTGCTGGCCCACGAGGCGGGTCACGTTGAATATCGCCATGGGCTGCGGCAGGTGATTCAGTCATCGGCCATTGGGGCAACGGCGGCGCTGCTGTTTGGCGATGTCTCGACGATCCTGTCAGGCGTGCCGGCGGCGCTGCTGACGCTGCGCTATTCGCGTGACTACGAGCGCGACGCCGACCGCTATGCCGCGCTGCTGCTGCAGGAGAACGGCCTGTCTGTCGGCGCGTTTGCCGATGTGCTGCAGGCGCTGGAAGACACGCATGGTGGCGCCCGCAAGGCAGACGCCGCCGATGCCGCGAAGAAGCCTGAGGCCGCCAGCGATGACGATGCTTCGGCGTTTTTCTCGTCGCACCCGCTGACTCGTGAGCGCATCGATACGCTGCGCCGCTTCGACCGCACGCACGGCGGCAGCGACAGCGGCGACGCAGATTGA
- a CDS encoding glycosyltransferase family 2 protein, translated as MQPNHQDPHDAPLLSLVAPFYNEGEALHLFFARVVPILESIDGMQFEIVCVNDGSADDTLPKLVAVSHADPRVRVVDLTRNFGKEAALTAGLDEALGDAVIPIDADLQDPPELIPTLVAHWRKGAEVVLAQRANRACDSFLKRVTAAAYYRIHNRLSDLKLPENVGDFRLMDRAVVNALKQLPERHRFMKGLFAWVGFSTVIVQYEREKRSAGTSKFSGWRLWNFALEGITSFSTLPLRSWTYLGALVAALAFCYGAFIILRTMIFGVVVPGYASELSLMLFFGGLQMIGLGMIGEYVGRIYDEAKGRPIYLVKRRYQERRPRTRVPSINNRQVIPIASARPRQPQGERQRSHAARR; from the coding sequence ATGCAGCCGAATCATCAAGACCCACACGACGCGCCACTACTTTCCCTCGTCGCGCCGTTCTACAACGAAGGCGAAGCGCTGCATCTGTTCTTCGCCCGCGTGGTCCCGATCCTCGAATCGATCGATGGCATGCAGTTCGAGATCGTGTGCGTAAACGACGGCAGCGCCGACGACACGCTCCCCAAGCTCGTCGCCGTATCGCATGCTGACCCCCGCGTTCGTGTGGTCGACCTGACCCGCAATTTCGGTAAAGAAGCCGCACTCACCGCCGGCCTGGACGAGGCACTCGGCGATGCCGTCATCCCCATCGACGCGGACCTGCAAGACCCGCCGGAGCTGATCCCCACGCTGGTCGCGCACTGGCGCAAAGGCGCCGAAGTCGTGCTCGCACAGCGCGCCAACCGCGCATGCGATTCGTTCCTCAAGCGCGTGACAGCCGCCGCTTATTACCGCATCCACAATCGCCTGTCCGACCTGAAGCTGCCTGAGAACGTGGGCGACTTCCGGCTGATGGACCGCGCCGTGGTCAACGCGCTCAAGCAACTGCCCGAGCGGCACCGCTTCATGAAGGGCCTGTTTGCCTGGGTCGGTTTCAGCACGGTCATCGTGCAGTACGAGCGTGAGAAACGCAGCGCAGGCACGTCAAAGTTCTCCGGCTGGCGGCTGTGGAACTTCGCGCTGGAAGGCATCACGAGTTTCAGCACGCTGCCGTTGCGTAGCTGGACGTATCTCGGTGCGCTCGTTGCTGCGCTGGCGTTCTGCTATGGCGCGTTCATCATCCTGCGCACGATGATCTTCGGCGTGGTGGTGCCCGGCTACGCCTCGGAGCTGTCGCTGATGCTGTTCTTCGGCGGGCTGCAGATGATCGGCCTGGGAATGATCGGCGAATACGTCGGCCGCATCTATGACGAAGCGAAGGGCCGCCCCATCTACCTCGTCAAGCGCCGCTATCAGGAGCGGCGCCCGCGCACCCGCGTACCGAGCATCAACAACCGGCAAGTCATTCCGATTGCCAGCGCTCGCCCGCGTCAGCCGCAAGGAGAACGCCAGCGCAGCCATGCCGCACGGCGTTGA
- a CDS encoding TadE/TadG family type IV pilus assembly protein has product MHPLNHPVIRHVPANYRPARPIRAHRMQGAAIVEFSLIFPILLLTIFGVVEFGIALYDKAVITNAAREAARYGVAFTSPARTNSQVQGVATSYCQNRLVTFGSAANCTVASVTPCAGSGNPLTVTVSYSFTGLALAKALAPFTGSISLNSQTTMLCE; this is encoded by the coding sequence ATGCATCCGCTCAATCACCCGGTCATTCGCCATGTTCCGGCAAACTACCGCCCAGCCCGCCCAATCCGAGCACACCGGATGCAAGGCGCCGCTATCGTCGAGTTCTCGCTGATCTTCCCGATCCTGCTGCTGACCATCTTCGGCGTGGTCGAATTCGGTATCGCACTGTACGACAAGGCAGTCATCACCAACGCTGCCCGCGAGGCCGCACGTTACGGCGTTGCCTTCACTTCTCCCGCGCGAACCAACAGCCAGGTCCAGGGGGTGGCCACCAGCTATTGCCAGAACCGCCTGGTGACGTTCGGCAGCGCCGCCAACTGCACGGTGGCTTCCGTCACCCCGTGCGCCGGCTCCGGCAATCCGCTCACGGTAACAGTGTCGTACTCGTTCACCGGCCTGGCTCTGGCCAAGGCGCTGGCACCGTTCACGGGCTCCATCTCATTGAACTCGCAGACGACCATGCTGTGCGAATGA
- a CDS encoding TadG family pilus assembly protein yields the protein MNIRTYRTCARRQRGVVGVMAPVLMLVILSIGAIAIDLGYLYVIRNELQNAADAAALAGAAGLYPASPKPNWSNGVSQGTSAIKLNASSGATLKDGSVQAGYWNLTGSPAGLQAQTITPGANDVPAVQVTISRSSGKNGGPVGTWLASIFNGAAASVQTTAVAVIAAPGTANAGALFPVALNKCLFDLYWNSSTGQPVNDPSTGQPYVIDINSSYPPGSATCASGEWTGFGGATDASTEKSLVTSGNPTPVSIGSNINISNGVKASVYDAISYPTAVTMPVVTTVSPGATTPVYAFAGFVITNVVKHGNKSYIEGHFTANQRVVNSGGGSGPYYGAYVPPRLAN from the coding sequence ATGAACATCCGGACATATCGAACCTGCGCGCGGCGCCAACGTGGCGTCGTTGGGGTAATGGCGCCCGTTCTGATGCTGGTCATCCTGTCGATCGGCGCCATAGCGATCGACCTCGGCTACCTGTACGTGATCCGCAATGAACTGCAGAACGCTGCCGATGCAGCTGCCCTGGCCGGCGCTGCCGGCCTCTACCCGGCAAGTCCGAAGCCGAACTGGAGCAACGGCGTATCGCAAGGCACCAGTGCCATCAAGCTCAACGCTTCCAGCGGTGCCACGCTCAAAGACGGCTCGGTCCAGGCCGGCTACTGGAACCTCACCGGCTCGCCCGCCGGGTTGCAAGCCCAGACCATCACGCCGGGCGCGAACGACGTGCCGGCCGTGCAGGTCACCATCAGCCGCAGCAGCGGGAAAAACGGCGGACCAGTCGGCACATGGCTGGCGTCGATCTTCAACGGTGCCGCTGCAAGCGTGCAGACAACCGCCGTGGCGGTGATTGCCGCACCGGGCACGGCAAACGCCGGAGCGCTGTTCCCGGTTGCGCTGAACAAATGCCTGTTCGATCTGTACTGGAACTCCAGCACGGGCCAGCCCGTGAACGATCCATCCACCGGGCAGCCCTATGTGATCGACATCAACTCCAGCTACCCCCCGGGCAGCGCGACCTGCGCCAGCGGTGAGTGGACAGGCTTCGGCGGAGCAACGGATGCCAGCACCGAGAAGAGCCTCGTGACCAGCGGCAACCCGACGCCCGTCAGCATCGGCAGCAACATCAATATTTCGAACGGCGTAAAGGCCAGCGTATATGACGCGATCAGCTATCCGACCGCAGTCACCATGCCAGTGGTAACCACTGTTTCACCGGGGGCGACCACACCCGTCTATGCCTTTGCGGGCTTTGTTATTACCAACGTGGTCAAGCACGGCAACAAGTCTTATATCGAAGGCCACTTCACCGCTAATCAACGGGTCGTGAACAGCGGCGGCGGATCGGGCCCGTACTACGGCGCATACGTGCCGCCGCGGCTCGCCAACTGA